A region from the Vicia villosa cultivar HV-30 ecotype Madison, WI linkage group LG3, Vvil1.0, whole genome shotgun sequence genome encodes:
- the LOC131660423 gene encoding pentatricopeptide repeat-containing protein At4g21065-like — MEVTSMSQALQLHAQFLKSQTQNHQNLSNLFTFAALSPSGNLNYARLILSSNPSLNSYYYNTIIRAYSHSLNPTHHLQALSLFLFMLQSPTNHHNVPLPDNFTYPFVLKCCARLKLVPQGKQVHGLITKMGFGSDLYIQNALVHMYSEVGELGVAREVFDRMFYRDVVSWTSMIDGFVNHDLPLEAIELFERMLVSGVEVNDAAAISVLRGCADSGALSVGRRVHGIVKEKGIYLKGNVCTALIDMYSKCGCLESATKVFDDVVDRDVFVWTAMISGLACHGMCKEAIDMFVEMEMCNVVPDERTVTVVLSACRNSGLVREGYMFFNDVQKRYGMKPTIQHFGCMVDLLARGGCLKEAEDFINAMPMKPDAVLWRTLIWACKVHADTERAERLMKHLELQGMGKHDSGSYILASNVYASVGKWCDKAETRELMNKKGLVKPPGSSRIEIDGVVHEFVMGDYNHPEAGKIFVELDQMVDKLRKQGYNPKVSEVMLEMDDEEKAIQLLHHSEKLALAYGLIRIRPGSKIRIVKNLRSCEDCHEFMKLISKVYQRDIIVRDRIRFHHFKNGDCSCKDYW, encoded by the coding sequence ATGGAAGTAACAAGCATGTCCCAAGCTCTACAACTCCATGCTCAATTCCTCAAATCCCAAACCCAAAACCATCAAAACCTCTCCAACCTCTTCACCTTCGCAGCTCTCTCCCCCTCCGGAAACCTCAACTACGCTCGCCTCATCCTCAGCTCAAACCCATCTCTCAACTCTTACTACTACAACACCATCATTCGAGCTTATTCTCATTCCCTCAACCCCACCCATCATCTCCAAGCACTTTCCCTCTTCCTCTTCATGCTCCAATCACCCACCAATCACCACAATGTGCCTTTACCCGATAACTTCACTTATCCGTTTGTTTTAAAATGCTGTGCGCGCTTGAAACTTGTTCCGCAAGGAAAACAGGTTCATGGGTTGATTACGAAGATGGGTTTTGGTTCTGATTTGTATATTCAAAATGCGCTGGTTCATATGTACTCTGAAGTTGGTGAACTGGGTGTTGCACGTGAGGTGTTTGATAGAATGTTTTATAGAGATGTGGTTTCTTGGACGTCGATGATTGATGGTTTTGTTAATCATGATCTTCCTCTTGAGGCGATTGAGTTGTTTGAGAGAATGTTGGTAAGTGGGGTTGAAGTGAATGATGCTGCGGCGATTTCTGTTTTGAGAGGTTGTGCGGATTCGGGAGCGTTGAGTGTGGGGAGGAGAGTGCATGGGATTGTGAAGGAGAAGGGGATTTATTTGAAGGGTAATGTTTGTACTGCGCTTATTGATATGTATTCGAAATGTGGGTGTTTAGAGAGTGCAACAAAGGTGTTTGATGATGTTGTGGATAGAGATGTTTTTGTTTGGACTGCGATGATTTCTGGTCTTGCTTGTCACGGGATGTGCAAAGAAGCGATTGATATGTTTGTTGAAATGGAAATGTGTAATGTAGTGCCTGATGAGAGGACTGTTACGGTTGTTTTATCGGCGTGTAGGAATTCAGGCTTGGTTCGTGAAGGTTATATGTTTTTTAATGATGTCCAGAAGCGTTACGGTATGAAACCCACTATTCAACATTTTGGTTGCATGGTGGACCTTCTTGCAAGAGGAGGGTGTTTGAAGGAAGCTGAAGATTTCATTAATGCAATGCCAATGAAACCTGATGCAGTCCTTTGGAGGACCTTGATATGGGCATGCAAAGTTCACGCAGATACTGAAAGAGCCGAGCGTTTGATGAAACACCTTGAGCTGCAAGGTATGGGTAAACATGATAGTGGAAGTTACATACTTGCTAGTAATGTTTATGCGTCTGTAGGAAAGTGGTGTGACAAGGCAGAAACGAGAGAATTGATGAATAAAAAGGGGTTGGTAAAGCCACCAGGGTCTAGTAGGATTGAAATTGATGGTGTTGTTCATGAATTTGTCATGGGGGATTATAATCACCCTGAAGCAGGGAAAATATTTGTCGAATTGGATCAGATGGTAGATAAGCTGAGAAAACAAGGGTATAACCCTAAAGTATCAGAGGTAATGCTTGAGATGGATGATGAGGAGAAAGCCATTCAGTTGCTTCATCATAGTGAGAAGCTAGCGCTTGCTTATGGACTGATCAGGATACGTCCTGGGTCCAAAATCAGGATTGTAAAGAACCTAAGGTCTTGCGAGGACTGTCACGAATTCATGAAACTAATCTCTAAGGTTTACCAAAGAGACATCATCGTAAGAGACAGAATACGATTCCATCATTTCAAAAATGGGGATTGTTCTTGTAAGGATTATTGGTAG
- the LOC131660424 gene encoding beta-mannosyltransferase 1-like yields the protein MRFFVRVYASYIRSQFNDVEDYVAFTRAFIRHRENHKFLSPSSFVGSWQAPKDPKEAEAVLAQLRRDYAKQVKEVRKEYIREMEAMALEKQRKDETQREALRVANEERKKLKAQAAQVRAQERNIAQQQFRETLLKERAEKLENWRMKAKKHEEKKAEKKELLHQRSSLWVDEAELEKEITNVVIATTYL from the exons ATGCGATTctttgttagggtttatgctagTTACA TAAGATCCCAATTCAATGATGTGGAGGACTATGTTGCGTTCACACGCGCGTTCATTCGCCACCGTGAAAATCACAAGTTCCTATCGCCCAGCTCCTTTGTTGGAAGCTGGCAAGCTCCCAAGGATCCTAAGGAAGCCGAAGCAGTGCTTGCTCAGCTTCGGAGAGACTACGCAAAGCAAGTGAAGGAGGTTCGGAAGGAATATATAAGAGAAATGGAGGCTATGGCATTGGAGAAGCAACGGAAGGATGAGACTCAGAGGGAAGCACTTAGAGTTGCTAATGAAGAGCGTAAGAAACTTAAGGCTCAGGCTGCACAAGTTAGGGCTCAGGAACGAAATATTGCTCAACAACAGTTTCGAGAAACCCTT TTAAAAGAGAGAGCAGAGAAACTTGAAAATTGGAGGATGAAAGCCAAAAAGCATGAAGAGAAGAAGGCCGAGAAGAAAGAATTGTTGCATCAACGAAGTTCATTGTGGGTTGATGAAGCCGAACTCGAGAAGGAAATAACAAATGTTGTAATTGCTACAACGTATCTTTGA
- the LOC131654998 gene encoding late embryogenesis abundant protein-like, with product MQKMAGVQIRDEFGNPIPLTDELGNPVKLTDEHGNPIHLTGVVTTAPTATLDNPTRGSGTATTALNNPTAGSGFGTSGTATTTLDNPTTGSGATSTLDNPTTGSGFGTYGTGTYGGGATTHTKTTVADLISTEPARQKVHHTDQPAGRGLPRSTSSSSSSSSSSSEDDGEGGRRKKKGMKDKIKEKLPGGGGRNKDEHNSETTTNVPAAGGHNPQPTATATHHAAEASHHEKKGILEKIKDKLPGHHNH from the exons ATGCAGAAAATGGCTGGAGTACAGATAAGAGACGAATTTGGAAACCCAATTCCACTAACTGATGAACTCGGTAACCCAGTTAAGTTAACTGACGAACATGGCAATCCTATCCACCTTACTGGTGTAGTAACCACCGCCCCCACCGCTACTCTTGATAATCCCACTAGAGGTTCCGGTACGGCCACCACTGCTCTTAATAATCCCACTGCAGGTTCTGGTTTTGGAACTTCTGGTACAGCCACCACTACTCTTGATAATCCCACTACAGGTTCTGGGGCCACCAGTACTCTTGATAATCCCACTACAGGTTCTGGTTTTGGAACTTACGGTACTGGTACTTACGGTGGTGGTGCAACTACACACACTAAAACAACAGTGGCAGATCTAATTTCCACCGAACCAGCCAGACAGAAGGTCCATCACACTGATCAGCCTGCAGGAAGAGGACTCCCTCGTTCCACCAGTTCAAGTTCAAGCTCTAGCTCTAGCTCA tcggaggatgatggagaaggtggGAGGAGGAAGAAGAAAGGAATGAAAGATAAGATAAAGGAGAAGCTTCCAGGAGGAGGAGGAAGAAACAAGGACGAGCATAATTCAGAGACAACTACTAATGTTCCGGCTGCTGGTGGTCACAACCCCCAGCCAACAGCAACGGCAACCCACCATGCGGCTGAGGCAAGTCATCATGAGAAGAAGGGTATACTTGAGAAGATCAAAGATAAATTGCCTGGACACCACAACCATTGA